Proteins found in one Gimesia chilikensis genomic segment:
- a CDS encoding DUF1552 domain-containing protein — protein MMMKTSRRSFLRGAAGATLALPWLESLAHSEVPPQPAQRLAVFYVPIGVVRRGFFPGEQNAAIPKFTSSQEEITRETGLEVGMRPLQELTPTQQPLEKVKQKVTLITGMDRFYKHGSDVHAQCASCFLSSATAHAVKSSVYPLARTLDHIIADHVGEKTPFRTLELSCNSHRDNKESIYFDNISWYGTGHVAPSMRDPRKVYRHMFGTQENQAFRDITGLVLEDARSLNRRLGRADREKFEEYFDGIRTIEEQMDKLDQIKHEIGKASVKEPDNSQLPRGQYIRLMGDLMVAALQVGLTNVATLMIGPERWDTPMRYESLFDKPMSHHQMSHNQNKFMKELLQVDRFHMEQFVYLVEKMDAIRESDGTTLLDNTIFTYGSGLGDGATHQYTDLPIVVAGSGGGRLKTGQHLHCSDGTALANLWLTHAQVMGLKLDRFADSTGPVQQLLT, from the coding sequence ATGATGATGAAAACCAGTCGGCGATCATTTCTCCGCGGAGCAGCAGGTGCAACACTGGCATTGCCCTGGCTGGAAAGTCTCGCACACTCTGAAGTTCCTCCGCAACCGGCTCAACGTCTGGCAGTCTTCTATGTGCCCATTGGCGTGGTGCGTCGCGGTTTCTTTCCGGGCGAACAAAATGCGGCGATTCCCAAATTCACAAGCAGTCAGGAAGAGATTACCCGGGAAACCGGTCTGGAAGTCGGGATGCGTCCTCTGCAAGAACTGACGCCCACGCAGCAACCACTCGAAAAAGTAAAGCAGAAAGTCACGCTCATCACCGGCATGGATCGCTTCTACAAGCATGGAAGCGATGTGCACGCCCAATGTGCCTCCTGTTTTTTAAGTAGCGCCACTGCCCATGCAGTCAAGTCGTCGGTATACCCGCTGGCGCGTACGCTCGATCATATCATTGCGGACCACGTTGGAGAGAAGACTCCGTTCCGTACTCTGGAACTGAGTTGCAACAGCCATCGGGACAACAAAGAGTCGATCTATTTTGACAATATCTCCTGGTATGGCACGGGGCATGTCGCGCCTTCGATGCGTGATCCACGAAAAGTCTACCGCCACATGTTCGGCACACAGGAGAACCAGGCCTTTCGCGACATCACGGGACTGGTTCTCGAAGATGCACGTTCATTAAACAGACGGCTCGGCCGGGCAGACCGTGAGAAATTCGAGGAGTACTTCGATGGCATCAGGACGATCGAAGAACAGATGGACAAACTCGATCAGATCAAACATGAAATAGGCAAAGCTTCCGTCAAAGAACCAGATAACTCCCAGCTCCCCCGTGGCCAGTATATTCGCCTGATGGGAGACCTGATGGTCGCAGCCCTGCAGGTAGGTTTAACCAATGTGGCCACCCTGATGATTGGCCCCGAACGCTGGGATACCCCCATGCGCTACGAATCGCTGTTCGACAAACCGATGAGCCATCATCAGATGTCGCATAATCAGAATAAGTTTATGAAAGAACTGCTGCAGGTGGATCGATTCCATATGGAACAGTTTGTTTATCTCGTTGAGAAGATGGATGCCATTCGCGAGTCGGATGGGACGACATTACTGGATAATACCATCTTCACGTATGGCTCTGGTCTGGGCGATGGTGCCACCCATCAATATACCGACCTGCCCATCGTCGTCGCCGGTTCCGGTGGAGGACGCTTAAAGACGGGACAGCATCTGCACTGCTCAGATGGCACAGCCCTGGCCAACCTCTGGCTCACGCACGCACAAGTCATGGGCCTCAAGCTCGACCGCTTCGCCGACAGCACCGGCCCCGTCCAGCAATTACTGACCTGA
- a CDS encoding DUF1592 domain-containing protein: MAIWLSPLFSQGAEPAPDPQTDTFSTIIRPAFQQFCVKCHGKHGMVEGEVNLLSLQNSDQLVSTPETLQDLIEAVDSGYMPPESEQPLAEKTRTQLVASLKAYLKQSIESAENVPGTPIRRMNRFQYNNAVQDLFQLKVEVFSLPERMMREYDNYFQPQTGKMPQQVRVGSRPLGKSQLIEKRLGGVAAFPQDLRAENGFDNRADHLSLSPLLLESFLRLSRSIVFSTDFNSKTCGIWKQFFAAPAEGTTEETQAIVEARLRKFLTRAFRRPASDKLVERYTSYVISQIQQQKSFTESMQEAAAAVLASPQFFYLYDQPADGASPNQTGIDDFSLASRLSFFLWGSIPDQPLLDLATAGKLHEPDVLTEQVARMLHDERLKRFCDSFPTQWLQLERIISSTPDQQRYPQFYFSKYRASMHMMLEPLLLFETLLIEDQSVLKLIDSDFSYRSDLLNAWYRDGTRGNPGSPVTVQFRRVPVKDRRQGGVITNAAVMTMTSNATRTQPITRGAWIAGVILNDPPKPPPADVPLLEDKPKSGEENLTLRERFAAHREHASCAGCHQRIDPLGFALENYDAAGLWRITYPKGRMVDASGKLLSKHEFANIIEFKDALLTEKDRFTRAFAAHLLAFALGREMGAADSLALEEIVTETAAADYRFQSLIKQIVLSRPFLQGTVRQGNQAVSLNQQTHPETIP, translated from the coding sequence GTGGCGATCTGGCTATCCCCCCTGTTTAGCCAGGGAGCTGAGCCTGCGCCTGATCCACAGACTGACACTTTCTCGACCATCATCCGCCCGGCCTTTCAGCAGTTCTGTGTGAAGTGTCACGGCAAGCATGGAATGGTTGAAGGCGAGGTCAATCTGCTCAGCCTGCAAAATTCCGATCAACTGGTAAGCACTCCCGAAACGTTGCAGGATTTAATTGAGGCAGTCGACTCCGGATACATGCCACCTGAAAGTGAACAGCCTCTTGCTGAAAAGACGCGCACGCAACTGGTAGCCAGTCTGAAAGCATACCTGAAGCAATCGATTGAATCAGCGGAGAACGTGCCAGGCACACCGATTCGACGAATGAACCGGTTTCAGTACAACAATGCCGTTCAGGATCTGTTCCAGCTGAAAGTGGAAGTCTTCTCACTCCCAGAGCGGATGATGCGGGAGTACGACAATTACTTTCAGCCACAAACCGGAAAAATGCCTCAGCAGGTGCGGGTCGGCAGTCGTCCGCTGGGCAAGTCGCAGTTGATCGAAAAACGACTGGGCGGAGTAGCCGCCTTTCCACAGGACCTGCGGGCCGAGAATGGGTTCGATAATCGAGCCGATCACCTCTCGCTTTCCCCACTACTGCTGGAATCATTTCTGAGACTGAGCCGTTCCATTGTCTTCAGTACCGACTTCAACTCCAAAACCTGTGGTATCTGGAAGCAGTTCTTCGCAGCTCCGGCAGAAGGCACGACCGAAGAAACACAGGCAATCGTAGAAGCCCGCTTAAGGAAATTTCTGACGCGCGCTTTTCGACGTCCCGCCAGTGACAAACTTGTAGAGCGCTATACCTCGTATGTTATAAGTCAGATACAACAACAAAAGTCTTTTACGGAAAGCATGCAGGAAGCGGCAGCAGCGGTACTGGCTTCGCCCCAGTTTTTCTATCTGTATGATCAGCCCGCCGACGGAGCCTCTCCGAATCAGACAGGCATTGATGATTTCAGCCTGGCTTCGCGTCTCTCGTTTTTCCTCTGGGGAAGTATTCCTGACCAGCCCCTGCTCGATCTGGCCACGGCTGGAAAACTTCATGAGCCTGACGTTTTAACGGAGCAGGTTGCCCGCATGCTGCATGACGAGCGTCTGAAACGATTTTGCGACAGTTTTCCTACCCAATGGCTGCAACTGGAACGCATTATCTCTTCCACTCCTGATCAACAGCGGTATCCACAGTTCTACTTTTCCAAGTACCGTGCCAGCATGCATATGATGCTGGAGCCATTGCTTTTGTTTGAAACCTTACTGATTGAAGATCAGTCCGTCCTCAAGTTAATCGATTCCGATTTCAGTTATCGTAGCGATTTATTGAATGCCTGGTACCGCGATGGGACGCGCGGAAATCCAGGTTCCCCGGTGACAGTACAATTTCGACGTGTGCCTGTCAAAGACCGGCGGCAGGGCGGAGTCATCACCAACGCAGCCGTCATGACGATGACATCAAATGCCACGCGAACTCAGCCGATCACACGCGGCGCCTGGATTGCGGGTGTCATACTGAATGATCCCCCCAAACCTCCGCCCGCTGATGTCCCCTTACTGGAAGACAAGCCAAAGTCCGGCGAAGAAAACCTGACATTGCGTGAGCGATTTGCTGCCCATAGAGAACATGCCAGCTGTGCGGGCTGTCACCAGCGGATCGATCCACTAGGGTTTGCCTTAGAAAATTATGATGCAGCCGGCCTCTGGCGTATAACATACCCCAAGGGGCGAATGGTCGACGCCAGTGGCAAGTTGCTGAGCAAACATGAATTCGCAAATATCATCGAGTTTAAAGATGCTTTGCTGACCGAAAAGGATCGATTTACCCGCGCGTTTGCAGCACATCTGCTTGCATTCGCCCTGGGACGCGAAATGGGAGCTGCTGATTCACTGGCTCTGGAAGAGATTGTAACGGAAACAGCAGCCGCAGATTACCGGTTCCAGTCCCTCATCAAACAAATCGTATTGAGTCGCCCGTTCTTACAGGGTACAGTCAGGCAGGGAAACCAGGCTGTGTCATTGAATCAGCAAACTCATCCTGAAACGATCCCGTAA
- a CDS encoding sulfatase family protein — protein sequence MTDQRPNIIFIITDQQRFDTIHAAGYDFMETPHLDRLHREGIVFNNCFITAASCAPARASLFTGHYPHTTGILKNADTWKHGWIENLQEGGYQTVNIGKMHSWPYTTPLGFDQRYVVENKDRYLEGRYFYDEWDKALRARGLVKQQRELYRQLPDYRESLGAFDWLLDEDMHPDMFVGNMAVDWIRNYPVSEPLFLEIGFPGPHPPYDPIPRYTESYLKKDLNIAPVLESDLVHQPDPLKAMRIHNHEVDHDSVVHLLDPTEEQRHRQRAYYLANVTMIDEKVGEIMTALEEKGLLDNSIVIFSSDHGDCLTDHGHSQKWTMYDVITRVPMIIWAPGRFGEPRAIDGLVQQMDLGPTLMELADIPIPEPMAARSLLPLLESDPEASSCLRDVVFAEQAKDGILTTSKFMTMVRTQDWKLVHFLDEPWGQLFDLKADPLEVDNLWDAPEHAEKKKELLAILREWRIRDSYENSDLWEEYR from the coding sequence ATGACAGATCAACGACCAAACATCATATTCATCATTACCGATCAGCAGCGCTTCGATACGATTCATGCTGCCGGCTATGATTTTATGGAAACGCCCCACCTGGATCGTCTGCATCGCGAGGGAATTGTATTCAACAACTGTTTCATCACGGCCGCTTCCTGTGCTCCTGCGAGAGCATCACTCTTTACAGGGCATTATCCACATACGACGGGGATTCTGAAGAATGCAGATACCTGGAAGCATGGCTGGATCGAAAACCTGCAGGAGGGAGGTTACCAGACGGTCAATATCGGCAAGATGCACAGCTGGCCTTACACGACTCCCCTGGGCTTCGATCAACGGTACGTTGTGGAGAACAAAGATCGCTACCTGGAAGGTCGCTACTTTTACGATGAGTGGGACAAAGCCTTGCGCGCCCGCGGTCTGGTGAAACAGCAACGGGAACTCTATCGCCAGCTACCTGATTACAGAGAAAGCCTGGGCGCCTTCGACTGGCTGCTGGATGAGGATATGCATCCAGATATGTTCGTGGGGAATATGGCGGTCGACTGGATTCGCAATTACCCCGTCAGCGAACCGCTGTTTCTGGAAATTGGTTTTCCTGGCCCGCATCCTCCCTATGATCCGATTCCCCGGTATACCGAGTCTTATCTGAAAAAAGATCTCAACATCGCACCCGTTCTGGAAAGTGATCTGGTGCACCAGCCGGACCCATTAAAGGCAATGCGAATTCATAATCACGAGGTTGATCACGACTCAGTCGTGCATCTCCTTGATCCCACGGAAGAACAGCGACACCGACAGCGCGCCTATTATCTGGCGAACGTCACGATGATTGACGAAAAGGTGGGAGAGATCATGACTGCTCTGGAAGAGAAGGGGCTGCTCGACAACTCGATTGTCATCTTCAGCTCCGATCATGGCGATTGCCTGACGGACCATGGACACAGTCAGAAATGGACCATGTATGATGTTATTACGCGTGTGCCGATGATTATCTGGGCGCCAGGTCGCTTTGGCGAACCGCGGGCGATTGATGGTCTGGTTCAGCAGATGGATCTGGGGCCCACATTGATGGAGCTTGCTGATATCCCCATCCCGGAACCAATGGCAGCACGCAGTCTTTTGCCGTTGCTGGAATCAGACCCTGAAGCTTCATCCTGTTTACGTGACGTCGTATTCGCCGAACAGGCCAAAGATGGCATTCTGACAACCAGCAAGTTTATGACCATGGTGCGCACGCAGGATTGGAAACTGGTTCATTTCCTGGACGAACCCTGGGGCCAGCTGTTTGATCTCAAAGCCGATCCCCTGGAGGTAGACAACCTCTGGGATGCGCCCGAACATGCCGAAAAGAAGAAAGAGCTGCTCGCCATCCTCCGCGAATGGCGTATTCGCGACAGTTATGAAAATTCTGACCTCTGGGAAGAGTATCGGTGA
- a CDS encoding PspA/IM30 family protein: protein MRIFERINDIIAANIHDMLDQFEDPEVMLKQAIREMEHSIDTVTQDTARVMAGEKRLIRELTKNEMEAQNWQQRAMQAVQNGDDQLARKALARKKEHENLCQALKEQLEPVKKAGETLKVQLSAMKAKLAEAKRELSALLLRKRSAEIRKQSRTSLSCQQTKAFNANAFRKFDRLREKVEEAEAEADAMDELNAMADMTMLDPRDTFAKDSLAEGVHSLEIEEELNALKQKKD from the coding sequence ATGAGAATATTTGAACGAATCAACGACATTATTGCGGCCAATATTCATGATATGCTCGATCAGTTTGAAGATCCGGAAGTCATGTTGAAACAGGCCATCCGGGAGATGGAACATTCAATTGATACCGTTACCCAGGATACGGCACGTGTGATGGCGGGTGAGAAGCGACTCATTCGGGAGTTGACCAAAAATGAAATGGAAGCTCAGAACTGGCAGCAACGTGCAATGCAGGCGGTCCAGAACGGAGACGATCAACTGGCTCGCAAAGCGCTGGCCCGTAAAAAGGAACATGAAAACCTTTGTCAGGCCCTGAAAGAGCAACTGGAGCCGGTTAAAAAAGCGGGGGAAACGCTGAAGGTTCAATTGTCGGCGATGAAAGCCAAACTGGCTGAAGCGAAGCGGGAGTTGTCTGCTTTACTGCTGCGCAAGCGATCTGCAGAAATCCGGAAACAGTCGCGCACTTCATTGAGTTGCCAGCAGACCAAAGCCTTTAATGCGAATGCATTTCGCAAGTTCGATCGGCTGCGAGAAAAAGTCGAAGAAGCAGAAGCGGAAGCCGATGCAATGGATGAGTTAAACGCAATGGCTGATATGACCATGCTGGATCCCCGGGATACGTTTGCCAAAGATTCTCTGGCTGAGGGGGTTCATTCACTGGAGATCGAAGAGGAGTTGAATGCACTGAAGCAGAAGAAGGACTGA